Proteins found in one Gemmatimonadota bacterium genomic segment:
- a CDS encoding sulfatase: MSERPNILFIMTDDHASHAMSCYNSRINETPNLDRIAEGGMRFNNCFCTNSICAPSRAVILTGTYNHINGVTTLRTNLDGRQVTFPKLLQAAGYQTAMVGKWHLGHGGHNDPTGFDYWNVLPGQGAYHNPMMYDMGKEVHYEGYTTDIITDLALDWLKDRDKNRPFMLMYHHKAPHRPWEPDDKHADMYEDIDIPEPETLWDDYSNRATAASQAEMRVNRDLNPRDLKQPVPEGLTPEEDMKWKYQRYIKDYLRCVASVDDNVGRVLDYLDEEGLTDNTIVVYTSDQGFYLGDHGWYDKRFMYEESLRMPFLIRYPKEIKAGSVCDDMILNVDFASTFLDYAGINIPSHFQGHSMRPLLNGDRPAYWRASMYYRYWMHLNGHNIYAHYGVRTHRHKLIYYYADGCGQEGASDDAREPEWELFDLDKDPYELNSVYHNPEYAEIVAELKDELHRLQDEVGDERYEKDV, from the coding sequence ATGAGCGAAAGACCCAATATTCTATTTATCATGACCGACGACCATGCATCGCATGCCATGAGTTGTTATAACAGTCGGATTAACGAAACGCCCAACCTGGACCGCATCGCAGAAGGCGGCATGCGCTTTAACAACTGCTTTTGCACCAACTCGATCTGCGCGCCGAGCCGGGCGGTAATCTTGACCGGCACGTACAATCACATCAACGGCGTAACCACATTGCGCACAAACCTGGACGGGCGACAGGTCACATTTCCCAAACTCCTGCAAGCAGCGGGATACCAGACCGCAATGGTGGGCAAATGGCATCTCGGGCACGGCGGGCACAATGACCCCACTGGATTTGACTACTGGAACGTACTACCCGGCCAGGGCGCCTATCACAACCCCATGATGTACGACATGGGCAAAGAAGTCCACTACGAGGGATACACCACAGACATCATAACCGACCTCGCACTGGACTGGCTAAAAGACCGCGACAAAAACAGACCATTCATGCTCATGTATCACCACAAAGCACCCCATCGCCCCTGGGAGCCAGACGACAAACACGCGGACATGTATGAAGACATCGACATCCCCGAACCCGAAACCCTGTGGGACGACTACAGCAACCGCGCCACAGCCGCATCTCAGGCTGAAATGCGCGTCAACCGGGACCTGAACCCTCGCGACCTGAAACAACCCGTACCCGAAGGCTTGACCCCCGAAGAAGACATGAAATGGAAATACCAGCGCTACATCAAAGACTACTTGCGCTGCGTGGCATCCGTCGATGACAACGTCGGCCGCGTACTGGACTACCTGGACGAAGAAGGACTGACCGACAACACCATCGTCGTCTATACATCGGACCAGGGCTTCTACCTCGGCGACCACGGTTGGTACGACAAACGCTTCATGTACGAAGAATCCCTCCGCATGCCATTCCTCATCCGGTACCCCAAAGAAATCAAAGCCGGCAGTGTATGCGATGACATGATCCTCAACGTAGATTTCGCATCCACATTTCTGGACTATGCCGGAATAAACATCCCCAGCCATTTTCAGGGACACAGCATGCGCCCCCTGTTAAATGGCGACCGACCCGCCTACTGGCGCGCCTCAATGTATTACCGATACTGGATGCACCTGAACGGACACAATATCTACGCACACTACGGAGTCAGAACGCATCGGCACAAACTCATCTACTATTACGCCGACGGATGTGGACAAGAAGGCGCCTCGGACGACGCCCGAGAACCAGAATGGGAATTATTTGACCTGGACAAAGACCCGTATGAACTGAACAGTGTCTATCACAACCCGGAATACGCAGAAATAGTCGCCGAACTAAAAGACGAACTCCACCGCTTGCAGGACGAAGTGGGGGATGAGCGATACGAGAAAGACGTGTAA
- a CDS encoding FIST C-terminal domain-containing protein, giving the protein MLRSGAGHSNDADGMYAVEAALSEAMKGLGDAAVDAAFLFLTYHHMGDAAAMVDVVIDRVETEAVFGCSGMGVLTDARENDREPGVAVLVLGGDHLEVIPLVAEGDDAGVSIGEQVVAQGTEDALLVLMCGIYSNPAVCLEQIAEVAGDVPVVGGVASGNPWPWGSTSPRTLQWCGRWIGEHGVVVALLSGVKVATGVAQGCQPFGQAYAITRAEGNVIQQIAFVPAIDALKEALNTLSAEERADLRNNIFVGLAMDEYATERGRGDFLIRSLTHIDEHSGAIAVNEQVSVGQTIQFNRRTPHAGHEDMVKVMQELRQSVGRPSNTCGLYFNCMGRGFGLYGQPDHDVLVIRKHLGAFPMAGFFGNSELAPVGGRNFVHSYTGALALIWEA; this is encoded by the coding sequence ATGCTGCGATCCGGAGCTGGACATTCAAATGATGCCGATGGCATGTACGCTGTTGAGGCCGCTTTGTCTGAAGCGATGAAGGGTCTGGGCGATGCCGCGGTTGATGCTGCGTTTCTTTTTTTGACCTATCACCACATGGGCGATGCAGCTGCCATGGTCGATGTTGTTATTGATCGGGTGGAGACAGAGGCTGTATTTGGATGCAGTGGCATGGGTGTTTTGACAGATGCCCGAGAGAATGATCGCGAGCCAGGGGTGGCTGTGCTGGTGTTGGGGGGAGATCATCTTGAGGTGATACCTCTTGTGGCTGAGGGTGACGATGCAGGGGTCAGTATTGGCGAGCAGGTGGTAGCTCAGGGAACAGAGGATGCGTTGCTGGTGCTTATGTGTGGGATTTACTCCAATCCGGCGGTCTGTCTTGAACAGATTGCCGAGGTGGCTGGCGATGTGCCCGTTGTGGGAGGTGTCGCATCGGGCAATCCGTGGCCCTGGGGTTCAACGTCGCCGCGGACATTGCAATGGTGTGGCCGGTGGATTGGTGAACACGGGGTGGTGGTGGCGCTGTTGTCCGGGGTCAAGGTGGCTACGGGGGTGGCACAAGGTTGCCAGCCGTTTGGGCAGGCTTATGCGATTACCAGAGCCGAAGGCAATGTGATTCAGCAGATTGCATTTGTTCCAGCTATTGATGCGCTGAAGGAGGCGCTCAATACGCTTTCGGCAGAGGAGAGGGCCGATTTGCGCAACAATATTTTTGTGGGGCTGGCGATGGATGAATACGCAACCGAACGGGGGCGAGGCGATTTTTTAATTCGCAGTCTGACGCATATAGACGAGCATTCGGGCGCGATTGCGGTTAATGAACAGGTGTCTGTGGGGCAGACCATTCAATTTAATCGGCGCACGCCCCACGCGGGGCACGAAGATATGGTGAAGGTGATGCAGGAGTTGCGGCAGTCTGTCGGGCGTCCGTCCAATACATGTGGTTTGTATTTTAACTGTATGGGACGCGGATTTGGGCTTTACGGACAGCCCGATCACGATGTTCTGGTGATTCGAAAACACCTGGGCGCTTTTCCAATGGCTGGCTTTTTTGGCAATTCAGAGCTGGCACCTGTGGGCGGGCGCAATTTTGTGCATAGCTATACGGGCGCGCTGGCACTGATTTGGGAGGCGTAA
- a CDS encoding sulfatase-like hydrolase/transferase, which yields MPNVVFIMTDNQGAWTLGCYGNPDIQTPNIDRLANEGIRFSNAYCVNSVCSPSRATFMTGLIPSQHGVHCYLGGEKPDAQMGPDAYCTIREFANLPRVMADAGHVCGLSGKWHLGDSLRPQEGFSYWFTRPKGHTTTFYDDEWIWQNRVYTEPRYTTEAITEHALDFLRQNHHQPFFLYVAYNGPYGLGTSMLETHLNRHTEYYADKELPSFPREPVHPWLRSNRDMINNPVSIRGYAAAVSGVDDGVGEITNALKEYGLEEDTLVIFTADQGWCGGHHGMWGMGDHSRPLHTFEETIHIPLIFRQPGRIPSGRVFEGRTCNYDFFPSVLDHLELRNRIADNPNLPGTSYAPALTGEEITWNNEIFHEFENTRLVRNDRWKYTWRHPDGPDELYDMQADPGERNNLANRSHATVINECRNRIQNFLNQYADPQYDLWRGGRSKAGRIR from the coding sequence ATGCCCAATGTCGTATTCATCATGACCGACAACCAGGGGGCATGGACCCTGGGCTGTTATGGCAACCCGGACATACAAACCCCCAACATCGACAGACTCGCAAATGAGGGAATTCGGTTCTCAAACGCCTATTGCGTCAACTCGGTCTGCTCGCCCAGCCGCGCCACATTCATGACCGGACTGATCCCCTCCCAACACGGCGTACACTGCTACCTCGGCGGAGAAAAACCAGACGCTCAGATGGGGCCAGACGCGTACTGCACCATTCGCGAATTTGCAAACCTCCCCCGCGTAATGGCAGATGCAGGACATGTATGCGGACTGAGCGGAAAATGGCACCTCGGAGACAGTCTGCGGCCCCAGGAGGGATTCTCATACTGGTTTACCCGACCAAAGGGACACACCACCACATTTTACGACGACGAATGGATCTGGCAAAACCGGGTCTATACCGAACCCCGATACACAACCGAAGCCATAACAGAACACGCCCTGGACTTCCTGCGACAAAACCACCACCAGCCATTCTTCCTCTACGTAGCGTACAACGGTCCCTACGGCCTGGGAACAAGCATGCTGGAAACACATCTCAACCGGCATACCGAATATTACGCAGACAAAGAACTGCCGAGCTTCCCCAGAGAACCAGTTCATCCCTGGCTACGCAGCAACCGGGACATGATCAACAACCCGGTAAGCATTCGCGGATATGCCGCAGCGGTAAGCGGAGTAGATGATGGGGTAGGCGAAATAACAAACGCCTTAAAAGAATACGGCCTGGAAGAAGACACACTGGTAATTTTCACAGCGGATCAGGGCTGGTGCGGGGGACATCACGGAATGTGGGGCATGGGAGACCACTCCCGACCATTACATACATTTGAAGAAACCATCCACATCCCACTGATATTCCGCCAGCCCGGACGGATACCGTCGGGCAGGGTATTTGAAGGGAGGACATGCAACTACGACTTCTTCCCATCCGTACTGGACCATCTGGAATTGCGGAATCGGATCGCCGACAACCCCAATCTCCCCGGCACAAGTTATGCCCCAGCACTCACAGGAGAGGAAATAACGTGGAATAATGAGATCTTCCACGAATTTGAAAACACGCGCCTGGTGCGAAATGACCGCTGGAAATACACCTGGCGTCACCCAGATGGCCCGGATGAACTGTACGATATGCAGGCCGACCCAGGAGAACGCAACAACCTGGCGAACCGCTCCCACGCAACAGTCATCAACGAATGTCGCAACCGGATCCAGAACTTCTTGAACCAGTACGCAGACCCCCAGTACGACCTGTGGCGCGGGGGACGCTCCAAAGCGGGGCGAATCCGATAA
- a CDS encoding 2-oxoacid:acceptor oxidoreductase subunit alpha has product MAEIDIEETAESALFELSEIESIAIRFAGDSGDGSQLIGKEFANTSAIVGNDISTLPDFPAEIRAPAGTLPGVSGFQIHISSEDIYTPGDEPQVLVAMNPAALKANVNDLPDGGIIIANTDNFTRNNLRKAGYDGDPLEGNDLSNYRVVKVPLTTLHKEAVAHVEGLSNRQIDMMKNFFALGLSYWIFDRPIEPTIRMLEKKFQGKDEIIDGNVSTLKAGYNFGETVEEFQVQYQVKKAVVSPGTYRAVTGTQATAIGMVTAAHKAGKTLFYGSYPITPASAVLEELAALKNFDVRTFQAEDEISALGSVIGAAFGGAFAATGTSGPGIALKSEAMNLALMMELPLVICDFQRGGPSTGMPTKTEQSDLLQCMFGRNGDSPIPIVSPATPSDCFDMVIEAFRIAVETMSPVIFLSDGYLNTSAEPWKIPDPDDIPTIQTEHRTDPEGFLPYLRDPKTLSRPWVLPGTPGLEHRLGGLGKEDGTGNVSYDPDDNQHMANIRAERLARIADRIPLQHVMGPKSGDLLVLGWGCTYGAIRSGVRRMRQQGYSVAAAHLRYLNPFPKNLGAILSSYKTVLVPELNMGQLSLLLQARYPTQVIVPFNKVQGLPFKITEISGKIAEILGAPKSASL; this is encoded by the coding sequence ATGGCCGAAATAGACATTGAAGAAACGGCCGAATCGGCGCTTTTCGAACTGTCCGAAATCGAATCAATTGCCATTCGCTTTGCAGGTGATTCTGGCGATGGCAGTCAGCTCATCGGCAAAGAATTTGCCAACACCTCGGCAATCGTCGGCAATGACATCAGTACCCTGCCGGACTTTCCCGCTGAAATCCGCGCACCTGCCGGCACATTGCCCGGCGTTAGCGGGTTTCAAATTCACATATCCAGCGAAGACATATACACCCCCGGCGATGAACCCCAGGTCCTCGTTGCCATGAACCCGGCAGCACTCAAAGCCAATGTCAACGACCTTCCAGACGGCGGCATCATCATTGCCAACACAGACAACTTCACGCGCAACAACCTGCGCAAAGCTGGATACGATGGCGACCCCCTCGAAGGCAATGACCTCTCCAATTACCGCGTGGTTAAAGTACCCCTCACCACGTTGCACAAAGAAGCCGTCGCACACGTTGAGGGCCTGAGCAATCGCCAGATTGACATGATGAAAAACTTCTTCGCACTGGGCCTGTCCTACTGGATATTTGACCGCCCGATCGAGCCTACCATTCGCATGCTCGAAAAGAAATTTCAGGGCAAAGACGAAATCATCGACGGCAATGTGAGCACCCTGAAAGCCGGCTACAACTTTGGTGAAACAGTCGAAGAATTTCAGGTTCAGTACCAGGTCAAAAAAGCCGTCGTCTCACCGGGCACTTATCGCGCCGTCACGGGTACACAAGCCACGGCAATAGGCATGGTCACCGCGGCACACAAAGCCGGCAAAACCCTCTTTTACGGCAGCTATCCCATCACGCCGGCCAGCGCGGTGCTCGAAGAATTGGCCGCATTGAAAAATTTTGACGTGCGAACCTTTCAGGCAGAAGATGAAATTTCCGCATTGGGCTCAGTCATTGGCGCTGCTTTTGGAGGCGCGTTTGCCGCCACGGGCACCAGTGGCCCCGGCATCGCACTGAAAAGCGAAGCCATGAACCTCGCCCTGATGATGGAATTGCCCCTCGTTATCTGCGACTTTCAGCGCGGCGGCCCCAGCACGGGTATGCCCACCAAAACAGAGCAATCAGACCTGCTCCAATGCATGTTTGGTCGCAATGGCGACAGTCCCATCCCCATTGTCTCACCGGCCACGCCCTCAGACTGCTTTGACATGGTCATCGAAGCGTTTCGCATCGCCGTTGAAACCATGAGCCCGGTCATTTTCCTCTCCGATGGATACCTCAACACCAGCGCTGAACCGTGGAAAATTCCCGATCCGGATGATATTCCGACCATACAGACCGAGCACAGAACCGATCCCGAGGGCTTCTTGCCCTATCTACGAGATCCAAAAACTCTATCTCGTCCCTGGGTATTGCCGGGCACGCCGGGCCTTGAACACAGACTGGGTGGACTGGGCAAAGAAGACGGCACGGGCAATGTATCCTACGACCCGGATGACAACCAGCACATGGCGAACATACGCGCCGAACGCCTGGCGCGCATTGCCGACCGCATTCCCCTCCAGCACGTCATGGGGCCCAAATCGGGCGATCTGCTCGTCCTGGGCTGGGGATGTACTTATGGTGCGATCCGGTCGGGAGTGCGCCGAATGCGACAGCAGGGCTATTCGGTTGCCGCGGCGCATCTGCGCTACCTCAACCCATTCCCCAAAAACCTGGGCGCAATACTATCGAGTTACAAAACCGTACTCGTGCCCGAACTCAACATGGGACAGTTGTCTTTGCTGCTCCAGGCCAGATATCCCACACAGGTCATCGTCCCCTTCAATAAAGTTCAGGGATTGCCCTTCAAAATTACAGAAATCTCCGGCAAAATTGCCGAAATACTGGGTGCTCCAAAGAGCGCATCGTTATAG
- a CDS encoding efflux RND transporter permease subunit: MKTHSSFLPRISVTRPVMVTVTLVALLVVGLVSYVRLQSQAFPSGWENRWLWVGVDFPGLAPQEIDRQIRRPVEEHIRTVKGVRGFESFASSQWGLWMGVWLREDANMQLAYNQLVDRLDRAKIDLPEEVRDHTFVWKWNPDTDMEVMWVGVALPDGIEDPYYFSDLHIKRPLERLEGVAQVQLWGVNRNEVLVEIDVEKMVTRGVQPFQLVMGLRSDNFSLTGGYVQEGGKKFFVRSMAKYHSLSEIENILIPTQDSEVRLKDVAQVAYDVPDRQWYQRIDGKPAINLGVFREPGENLVDVCNRVQAALDQIESRTDIEFDAFFNQGKVVGESIRNLRNTGLWGGFFAALVLLLFLRSMRMTALITLAIPLCLMITTTALYFVGWTLNLFTMMGLMVGVGMVVDNAIVIVENIYRRRAKGDAPYEASIGGASEVGLAITMATLTTVVVFLPLILMGGSRNLTFQLARIGMPVVVALVGSLFVALLFIPLAAKRFGGRDIKADLRVIRWMRDTYHRMLSWTVTHRRDTTLIVVGMMATMLYPLEKVKTANAGGFNLNEVYVRAYPPPFFTFEDISKLGAEYEAYFEARRELYGVRTIRLSYWKTGLRIQAFLHHQDAEEWWYTVYRDARAKIGFPLDQRMSKKDVIKDMKENFPKHVGVRRSVNTNNSQAVNTDANIKVFLYGEDQEGLIPLVEEAERRLQTLPEIVNIENDLERAEPEVQVVINRDRAKKYGINAQEVGQSIGFQLRGTFLPRYKSDDREVEVRLRLREVDRQQVAQLKNYMFTSRDGQSIPLSAFASFRVTEGPGTIRRIDGKMRIRLKCFTMEDDLKTLFTDIDRVMDGMSLPYGYSWDRGTEGQRYREENDMMNFAIILAITFVFLLMGVLFESIILPFSVLLAVPFSFLGVYWTLYLWDTAMNPMAQVGLIVLVGVVVNNAIVLVDMINRLRAEGMARDEAILEAGFNRFRPILMTTFTTVFGLMPMALGNSSMLGTPYAPLGRTMMGGLLCSTLLTLFVVPLFYTFLDDLRGILRQVAVVAFRRPRPTEGMDAQAAD, encoded by the coding sequence TTGAAAACCCATTCCTCTTTTCTGCCACGCATCTCGGTCACGCGTCCGGTGATGGTCACGGTGACGCTTGTGGCGTTGCTGGTGGTGGGTTTGGTGTCTTATGTTCGACTTCAGTCGCAGGCCTTCCCCAGTGGCTGGGAAAACCGATGGCTCTGGGTCGGGGTGGACTTTCCGGGCCTGGCGCCCCAGGAGATTGACCGGCAAATTCGAAGGCCCGTTGAGGAGCACATCCGCACGGTGAAGGGGGTCAGAGGCTTTGAAAGTTTCGCAAGTTCTCAGTGGGGCCTGTGGATGGGGGTCTGGCTGCGGGAAGATGCAAATATGCAATTGGCTTATAATCAACTGGTGGATCGCCTGGATCGTGCCAAGATCGACCTGCCCGAGGAGGTGCGGGATCACACCTTTGTGTGGAAGTGGAATCCAGATACCGACATGGAAGTGATGTGGGTGGGGGTGGCACTGCCCGATGGGATAGAAGATCCGTATTATTTTTCCGATCTCCACATCAAAAGGCCCCTGGAGCGACTGGAAGGGGTAGCTCAGGTGCAGTTGTGGGGGGTGAATCGCAACGAGGTACTGGTGGAGATCGATGTGGAAAAGATGGTGACGCGAGGGGTGCAGCCCTTCCAACTGGTGATGGGGCTGCGATCAGACAATTTCTCGCTCACGGGAGGCTATGTCCAGGAAGGTGGCAAGAAATTTTTCGTCCGCTCTATGGCGAAATACCACAGCCTGTCAGAGATAGAAAATATCCTGATCCCGACCCAGGACAGTGAGGTTCGCTTAAAAGATGTGGCCCAAGTGGCTTACGATGTGCCCGATCGGCAGTGGTATCAGCGCATCGACGGCAAGCCCGCCATCAATCTTGGCGTGTTTCGGGAACCCGGCGAAAATTTGGTGGATGTGTGCAACCGGGTCCAGGCCGCTTTAGACCAGATCGAGAGCAGAACGGATATCGAATTTGACGCTTTTTTTAATCAGGGTAAGGTGGTCGGAGAGTCGATCCGCAATCTGCGGAACACCGGTCTCTGGGGCGGATTTTTCGCCGCCCTGGTGCTGCTGTTGTTCCTTCGGTCTATGCGCATGACCGCGTTGATCACGCTGGCTATTCCGCTTTGTTTGATGATCACGACGACAGCGTTGTATTTTGTGGGATGGACGCTCAATCTCTTCACGATGATGGGGCTGATGGTGGGGGTGGGGATGGTGGTCGATAATGCGATTGTGATTGTTGAAAATATCTACCGGAGGCGGGCAAAGGGTGACGCTCCCTACGAAGCGTCTATTGGTGGGGCCAGTGAGGTGGGGCTGGCCATTACAATGGCCACCTTAACCACCGTGGTCGTGTTTTTGCCCCTGATCTTAATGGGTGGAAGCAGGAACCTCACCTTCCAACTCGCCCGCATCGGAATGCCTGTGGTGGTGGCGCTTGTCGGGTCTTTGTTTGTCGCCTTGTTGTTTATCCCACTTGCGGCCAAGCGATTTGGCGGGCGCGATATTAAGGCAGACCTGAGGGTGATTCGCTGGATGCGAGACACTTATCACCGCATGTTATCCTGGACCGTGACACACCGGCGAGATACGACCTTGATTGTGGTGGGGATGATGGCCACCATGCTTTATCCGCTGGAAAAGGTGAAGACGGCCAACGCGGGCGGATTTAACCTCAACGAGGTCTATGTTCGGGCCTATCCGCCGCCTTTTTTCACCTTTGAGGATATCAGCAAGCTGGGGGCCGAATACGAGGCCTATTTTGAAGCCAGACGGGAACTCTATGGGGTTCGAACGATCCGGCTGAGTTACTGGAAAACGGGTCTGCGTATCCAGGCTTTTCTCCATCATCAGGACGCCGAGGAATGGTGGTACACGGTTTATCGAGATGCGAGGGCGAAAATTGGTTTTCCTCTGGACCAGCGCATGAGCAAAAAGGACGTGATCAAAGATATGAAGGAGAACTTCCCCAAGCATGTGGGCGTCCGAAGGTCTGTGAATACCAACAATTCACAGGCGGTGAACACCGATGCCAATATCAAGGTGTTTCTCTACGGTGAAGATCAGGAGGGGCTGATCCCCCTGGTGGAGGAGGCGGAACGTCGGCTACAGACCCTCCCTGAGATTGTAAACATCGAAAACGATCTGGAGCGGGCCGAACCGGAGGTGCAGGTCGTGATCAATCGGGATCGGGCTAAAAAATACGGGATTAATGCGCAGGAAGTGGGGCAGAGTATCGGATTTCAACTTCGGGGGACCTTTCTGCCGCGTTACAAGTCGGACGACCGGGAAGTGGAAGTTCGGCTTCGGTTGCGAGAGGTGGACCGGCAGCAGGTGGCGCAGTTGAAAAATTATATGTTTACTTCCAGGGACGGGCAGAGTATTCCCCTGTCCGCCTTTGCTTCATTCAGGGTGACCGAAGGGCCAGGGACCATTCGGCGGATTGACGGAAAGATGCGAATTAGGCTGAAGTGTTTTACCATGGAGGATGATCTAAAGACGCTCTTCACAGATATTGATCGGGTGATGGACGGCATGTCGCTTCCCTATGGGTATTCTTGGGATCGGGGTACGGAGGGACAGCGGTATCGAGAAGAAAATGACATGATGAATTTTGCAATCATTCTGGCCATCACCTTCGTATTTTTGCTCATGGGGGTGCTCTTCGAATCCATTATCCTGCCCTTTTCAGTGTTACTGGCTGTCCCATTTTCTTTTCTGGGGGTCTATTGGACGCTCTACTTGTGGGATACAGCGATGAATCCGATGGCGCAGGTGGGACTTATTGTATTGGTTGGGGTAGTGGTGAACAATGCCATTGTGCTGGTGGATATGATTAATCGACTTCGCGCGGAGGGGATGGCACGTGACGAGGCCATTCTGGAAGCCGGGTTTAATCGGTTCCGGCCGATTTTGATGACGACGTTTACCACGGTGTTTGGTTTGATGCCTATGGCACTGGGGAACAGTTCTATGCTGGGGACACCTTACGCGCCTCTGGGTCGCACTATGATGGGCGGGCTGCTCTGTTCTACGCTTCTCACTCTGTTTGTGGTACCGCTTTTCTACACCTTTCTGGACGATCTGCGGGGGATATTGCGACAGGTCGCGGTGGTGGCTTTCCGCCGACCCCGACCCACTGAAGGAATGGACGCGCAGGCGGCCGACTAA
- a CDS encoding CBS domain-containing protein yields MNLNHSLHNDTVKHVDLSFYVEVQKDNSVDQVITKMQNSQRKCALVMDQGKLIGIFTAHDIARRVIDQSEVLNEPIETIMTPDPLTLQSDITLIEAIRFMSDKPHRYMPVVDAEGRVLGTLTHYAIIKYMSDHFPEEIYNLPPTPDHFASARAGA; encoded by the coding sequence ATGAATCTGAATCACAGCCTCCACAACGACACAGTAAAACACGTTGATCTCTCTTTTTACGTCGAAGTGCAAAAAGACAATTCCGTTGATCAGGTCATCACCAAAATGCAGAATAGTCAGCGCAAATGCGCGCTGGTCATGGACCAGGGCAAACTGATCGGCATTTTTACAGCGCACGATATTGCCCGCCGCGTGATCGATCAATCCGAAGTACTCAACGAGCCTATAGAAACGATCATGACCCCCGATCCGCTCACCTTGCAATCGGATATCACACTAATTGAAGCCATCCGATTTATGAGCGACAAGCCCCACCGCTATATGCCCGTCGTAGATGCAGAAGGGCGCGTATTGGGCACACTGACACACTATGCCATCATCAAATACATGAGCGATCACTTTCCAGAAGAAATCTACAACTTACCGCCAACCCCCGACCACTTTGCCAGCGCTCGGGCTGGTGCCTAA